DNA sequence from the Malus domestica chromosome 11, GDT2T_hap1 genome:
atattaaagtttggtgacgatccaacggtcggatcatcgatTCATATAAGGACCTATTAACGTAACATAGAGAATTTAGATTCTAACAATCACCCTACGTCATACAATTACCAAAACTAAACTCAAGGCATCTAattagcctaagaataacatcGACGGCCACCTGGCCACGCGCCCCGCACGCGACGCCACGGGTGGCGGTCGGCAGCCCCGACTCACctgaaaatccaactatttccaaaaattaccaaaatttaaaagaatgaagatctcaatgagtagagtaaactttatacctgcggccaagtctaatttggccgggaaaagctccaatttagCTAAAATCCGTCGGAACCCTAAGTGTGGGTGTGCTTCGATTCTTCCTACTCGATGATCCGCCGCCCCTACAATTGATTTGGCTTTGTTCCATACCTCAAAGGAAGTCTAATGGTGGTAGAGACGGGTGtgattagtttcaaatttaggtaAATTGAACCCAAACCCGCCGCACCTCTTCGTGCGGTTTCTCCCAATTTCAAAGCCAAAAACCCTTGATTTTAGGGGTGTAATAGGAAGAGGGAAGGTCATGGAGGGTTTTACAAGGGTTGGTTTGATGCAATTCGTCGGAAAAATGGGCCAAAACTCGTCGGAAATGGCAAGAACACCGACCGGGTCGGGTTACCAGTTCGCGGGTCGTGATTCCTCGTTTCTCCCTTCTTtcctttctccttctttcttctcttcctgATTGGTCAGACTCTCCTCCCTCTTTTCCTGGTTGGTCCATCCACCCTCCTAGCTCTCATTCCTCCCTTCCCTTTTTCCGATTGGGCAGCAGCcatttttcctttctctttttccTTCACAGCCACTCATGTGGctcccataaaaaaaaaaccaagtcaCAAAAGTATTTCCCAATTATGAAATTTATCTATTTGTCTTTAGTACTCGAAGTCTCATAAAATTTTATCCATAGTTCTGCTTTCGCTTCTGCTTACGCCTACACGTTCGTATCGTTGAGTACTTCGAGAGTATGACAAATAATAGCACGTATGAGTTACTAAAATATGGTCAACTAAAGTCAATGACCTCGCTTCTagggtattttcgtcaattccctcgattaaaataaatagaaaatgaaatttttggaacGGGTTGTCACAATAAACACGTTGATTAAAACACAAGATCAATGTTTCAGAAGCTTCACATGAAGTAAGACTTCATATTTCATTATTTTAGTGACTTCAATGACATCAATATTTATTTAAGCCTGCTTTTGCTTCCCAGGTCTTCCTTGGCTCTGAGATGGCCATTATTTTAAGACCacagaaatgaaaatatgtctAAATTTTGGAAACCGCACTTTGGAAATATATGGAATTGCAATAGGTACTAACTACTAACTAATTGAAATGGTCTTCCTTGGCTCTGAGATGGTCATCTCAGTTGCTCAGAAAGGGTTTTGAGCTTGTCAATAGGTACTAACTACTAACTAATTAATGTTGCAGAATTTAGTTGCATACTGATTGTTAAAAAATGTATAGCTTCTGTAATGAGTTCATGTTGACAAATGTTGAGACACTCAGTAAATCAGAGCGTTCCATGAAGAGGCTAATGCTTGTCTAAATACTTTGAAATTGTCGTTGGTGTAGGATTGCTCGAAGAACTCAAAGAAAATGTGTATAGCGTATGTAGAAAATGTGGAGTGTATGTaaaaaatgtaaggtgtatgttagagcaactccaccgtgggagccctccccccaggcAATACACTATGCTATCcacccagtgaacagtaactgccctaaATGAACAGTAACCgcattttgcatctccaccgttgcacttcaatagccctggcaataggcaataaaatattagtatttttttatgtataaaataatacaaaataattttatttgtcatctcgtttttttatttataaaataatacaaaataattttatttgtaatctcggataagatttttaatcgttcttgttgcgccacgtgtcattatccgaaaagttataaaataatacaaaataattttatttgtaatttcggataatagttgagaaagataggaatgtgattgaaagtagttgagaaaatatgaaattgtggtgtaaggtagatgataatgagaatgtatttatagaaaagtaaaaacaattttttttttaaatttttcaaattttttttcggattttttacaatttttaattttttttattcaactaattaatctctgcagttgaatttaaaaaaaaattgaatttcaacacttcagattatgccacgtgtcacaatggtaacatttctgatttttaaaactatttttttattttttatttatttataaaggcTAATAATATCAACTGTTGATCTCAGATTCAACggtccaaatttttttatcgttgagatcgaacggatcgtgggaagccacgtggcttcccaacggtaacaATTTTTAGTGGGTCGCGGGCCCCAATTCCTGAAATCCTGTCGGCCTACGCGCCCATACGTGCGCTTGAGGGGCAAGCacctgacagaaaaaaataaaaaaagtggcTGACGTCTGGGTGACGTCAGCCGTGCGTCATAAAGCCCTCAGGCTCTCGGGCTGGCAACTCCTGCTAGGCCCCTCCCTCGGGCCGGGCCTGTCCCTCGAGCTACCACACGGTGGACTCTCTCACTCGGGCTCTATGGCCTTGTTCACCAACCTTTCCCCCGAGCACCAGCCAACGCTGGAACTATTCTTAAGATtatggggtgtgagggtattatggaaAATAATGTGAGGtgtttaagataatttttaattgaaaaagtaattgTGGAatgtattcaacaatatgtgaaGTGTTAATATAACAagcctaatttaattttattgcccTGGCTCTTTAATTGCTATTGCCTTGTATTGTACCAAACGGTAGAGATGCTCTTAACGACGTGATGGTGTCAGTATTGAAATCATCTTTTCACACCCTTGGCTCATTGGGCAgagtaaaaaaaagaaaaagaaatagtgGAATTGAGTCCCATCTCCCACTCATGAGTCATTAGTCGTTTCCGGGCGTTTCATTTTATTCTAGGGTTTGTTTCTTCACTCTCTGGCTCTACAAATCCCCAAAATCCATGGCCGAGATCATGAACATGCCCGTCGACTCCTTGGACCGTCGTTCTGATCGCAAAGAGAAGTCCTCCGAAGATCCCCAATCCCCGCCGCAAGAGGCACCAGCTCCGCCTCAGCCTGCCGCACCCTCGCGAAGGCGCGACAGAGACGAAAGGGACAGAGGCAGAGACGATAGGGACCTCGACCGCCCTCCCAGTCGCCGCCCCGATTACTACGATCGAAATCGCTCCCCTCCGCCTCCTGCTATTCGAGAGAGggatagagatagagagagggacTATAAGCGCCGGGGCAGCCTCAGTCCTCCACTCAGGGACCGCAGGCACTCTCCGCCACGGAGGTCTCCTCCACCTCCGTTCAAGCGGTCTAGGAGGGAAGATGGAGGGTATGATGGCAGGAGAGGGAGTCCCAGAGGAGGGTTTGGACCTGGGGATAGGAGGTGAGTGAGTTTTGTTGGTTTTCCTTGAGTTTTACTACTGGTTGCAGATGAGTTTGTGCTtctattttctgtttgttttctGAGAGAATACGAGGGAATAAGTTAGTGGGTGGAGAAATTGAAGCATTGCATTTTGACCTCGTCGCGAATTTGAACATGGAGGGAGATTTGAGGACGTAAACCAAATTTTGTCCCTAATTATTTCTATTTGTAAGACCCATAATTGCATTTGATGACTACATCATACAAGAATGTTACAGGACCATAGTTTTTGGCAATGAACCTTGGGTTGAGTACATGGCCTCTTGATAATCTTTGCTGAAAAATAAAGCGGTTGAGTACATGGCCTCTTGATAATCTTTGCTGAAAAATAAAGCGGTTGAATACATGATCCTTGTGGGTTCTTTGTAAAATTCAGATctaaattttttgtttggtgGATATCCGGCCTTTGTAGTTTGAAATGTTTGCCTGGCTTGTAAATTTATCTTATTCATATGGCCACAAGTAATTCATCTCTTGATTTATTGTCTTCGGGTGGTTGGAAGGTAGCTGTGATGAGCATTCTAGTGGCATCAAATTTTGTGGAAACTTTATAAAAAAAGGAATTAGAGTGATTATGCAAAATGAGTTTCCTGTAGTTTCTTATCAAAAATTGGGGATAAGCCTGATTTCTGTTTATCATAACCAGCCTTAATACACTGGCAACGTGGATGCAATTAATTAATTCCTTTTAACTAATAAAGGGAAAAATGCCTTGATCTTAGAGGAGGAAGGGGACTCAAATGTGTCTCTTGCGGTAGATGCACCTTGTGTTTTAAACTACTGTCATGCTGTATGCCATTCCTGGTACCTTTAATGCTTATGTGGTCTTGCGGTTGCATGTCTGTTGGATCTTTTGGCCTATTTCTTAGTTCAGTTTATGGTTGGTTTTCCTACAGTATAGAGTTTGAAATATTTGGCACTTTATATAGTACTGTCTTTGTTGTTGAATTTTCTTGAACattgttcatttgttttgaTGCACAGGTTGGGATATGATTATCCAGGTGGATACGATCGTGAGATGGGGGGTAGACCTGGTTATGGTGACGAAAGACCTCATGGTCGGTATGTTGGACACCCATCTGGCGGCTATGGTCCTGGTGGTAAGTGCCTAAAACTTTTGCAGCGACTTTTTACGGGTTGGTGTGGGTTTCTTTTAGTCTTAATAATAAATATGAAGAAATTTTTATGTGTTAATGTGATTTAGAGGTAGCCATTGCTATATGATCAAGTGACAAGTGATTGGAAGATTATGGATGATAAGATACTTTTCCTAATTATTAAAGTCGTGTAGTTTTCTTATGTGGTGAGCTCTACATGGGAGGTTCAGTGTGAAGCTGATCAAACTTCCATTACTATATGATCTAAAAGCTTTCTTAAAATCTTTGACCATCTGATCTGACTTAGTGTTAAGGAAGTATGCAGTTTAAGCTAATTCAATGGTACAAGAGTCTGATATAAGGAAGCCTGGGCATGGTTTATGTTGTTGGGAACCATTTAATGTTTACATATTTTGGTCTtagaaattttaatatttttaattagaaaatttTGGTCTTCTTCCTTATTCTCAGACTGGGATTCAGGAAGGGGTGGTTTTGGTGATGCTTCCAGCACTGGGACTACTCAAAGGTTAGTTGATCCTGTACGTTAGTTCTATTTTTACTCATTATGTATAGTTGCTTATCCCTTTTTGTATTTTCTATTTCTGTTTTTTTGGGTATGTTTATGATAGTTATTTTTTGCTTACTTAGAATGAAAAGTTAAAATGATTTCTATTGTTGATCTATTATTTGGTTCTCAGATGGACTTCATTTGAGCACACTATCCATTAGTTCGGGATTCTTGAATTTATCAAAATTGAAATGTTAACCGAACTTCAACGTGTGGTATTTAGGGAACTTTGTTATTCAGCATCATAATACATGACAATACTTTATGTggcttttctccttttcttttgtagtagtttttgtttttgttttgcaaatCTTTAATTAAGGTCGTGTAGGCTAGATTACTAGCATTCTAATTTTTAACTGGATGATTGTTGAAGCCTACGAATAAGGTTACGCTTGTTGAATTGCTTAGATTAGTCTGTACAGTATACTGCCTGGTGACTGTAGCTTAATACTTGCATGATCTATATTATTGAAATGTCTTGTTCAAATTCAAGGATCAACTGATGCAAGGCTAGAAAATGTCATAATTTTCACTTTATAAGTGGTTACAAATAGGTGTTATCTCTCTTTTCCATGGTTTTTCTAGTGAAATAAAATGAGTATTGGTATTGGAGAatgatttttggtttttatttggtttaatttgatttatttttaaatctACTATGCTCCTTCTTGTCGTTCAACTTAAATAAACCTTCTGACAAGCTTGACTGTTTATTGATTCTCTTAATTTAATTGGTATCTTTGGGTTGGGGATATATTCTTTTCACCGAGTAATGTGACATACTGAATAACTTTTCAGAGAAGGGTTGATGTCATACAAACAATTTATTCAGGAGCTTGAAGATGACATTCTTCCATCCGAAGCTGAGCGCAGGTACAGAATGGAGTAATTGTAATGcacattacattttttttttgcttaacTTATGATTTTGAAGAATACGGTGGTGATTGGAACTTATTATTATGCAGATATCAAGAATACAAGACAGAATATGTGTCCACCCAGAAGCGAGCCTATTTTAATGCTCATAAAGATGAGGACTGGTAACAGTGTTTTACTTTGTTTCTTTCCTTTACCTAACATGTGTCCTTCTAACAGAACTAGCTTGTATTTGTAGGCTGAAAGACAAATATCATCCCACAAATCTGCTCACTGTTATCGAAAGGTGTGCACTGCTTAcgttttcaattaaaaaaaactttatgcaCTTAAGCAGAATTTTGTTGCTGGAAATTTTTTCAAGTGTTTCATTTTGCTGGGGTGATGTAATCTTACGAAACTgatattgtcattttttttggagaaattaggttcacatccttctttttgctactccattgattaaaatcctattcattttcaatttttgatcaaggtccttggatattaataacatcattaattatttgaataataaaatatttttatttttaaatatattcctttagtgttaaaaatgttacaattagtatatttatatttatggctaaattttgtatcatatatttttatttttagtttgtacctatttttaatttgtaccaatttttttttcatttttaatttgtacccatatattagttcctttttgtgcccatattttttaaagttttatttgtgtttgtacccatgtgtataccgtcacttgacattgtatatttaatcaacgatagaaaaattacatatgctatatttatgttttatgcctaaactttgtatcatatatttatatttttagtttgtacccacttttaatttgcaacatttttttaaatttgtagtattttctttttagttttattttgtacccatgtattaatttcttttagcgcctatattttttaaaaattcatttgtactcataattttttaatcttttatctgtaccctaatttatttataatgtacccattcttctttattaatgtaccactttgttatatgtgaaatgtaccaattttttttaacactatggatgcattcttttgccatttattatttcttattttcacatagtttttatccatttattcaatcaaaatgtttgaatttttttattgtaaccgtttataatagtattataatgagggattttaaatttatagggttataaatctcataaaatatcaaacaattactgtcaaaactataaaaatataaatattaattgtaatataatgaggtgtacaaagtcaagggactttgatcaaactttgaatatcattaaggttttagtcaaacaATGTTAAGGATAAGGGACaacatccaaagtatccctttttttatttatcataAATCTACTAAACTATTCTTGTGGCATTTCTTTCTAGGAGGAACGAACTTGcacgaaaagtagcaaaagattTTCTGCTTGATCTACAGAGTGGGACCTTGGACTTGTAAGAACTGTCTACACCGTGTATGTGTGTTTGATTATGTCTTATGTCTATTAAAGCAGGCTGATAGTATTTTGGTTTTGGCTGCAGAGGCCCAGGTGTCAATTCCGCAGCTTCAAATAAACCAGGACACAATAGTGAACCAAATTCTGAAGATGAAACTGACGTGGGTGGCAAGCGGAGACGGCCTGGCAGGGaaccaaataaagaaaatgttCTTCTTTCAGCTGCTCCTAAGGCTCACCCAGTCAGTTCTGAGCCTAGACGTATACAAGTAGACATTGAACAAGCGCAGGCCCTTGTTCGCAAACTTGACTCTGAAAAAGGAATTGTGGAAAACATTTTATATGGACCTGATAATgacaaaaatagagaaaaattgCACGGTGGCTCCACTGGCCCTGTTATTATAATACGGGGTTTGACATCTGTAAAGGGCTTGGAGGGCATTGAGCTACTAGATACTCTTATTACTTATCTCTGGCGCATCCATGGTTTAGATTATTATGGAATGAGTGAATCAAACGAAGCTAAGGGTCTACGGCATGTGAGAGCAGAGGGGAAGAGTTCCAATCTGACCAGTAATGGAAATGAGTGGGAAGAGAAATTAGACTTGCGTTGGCAAGAAAGGTTGCAGAGTCAAGATCCCTTGGAAATAATGACTGCTAAGGAAAAGATAGATACTACTGCTTCTGAATCCTTGGATCCCTATGTTCGGAAGATCAGGGATGAAAAGTATGGCTGGAAGTATGGTTGTGGAGCCAAGGGTTGCACAAAGCTCTTTCATGCTGCTGAGTTTGTGCACAAACATCTTAAATTGAAACACCCTGAACTTGTGATGGAGGTGACTTCCAAACTGCGCGAGGAGCTGTATTTCCAGAATTATATGAAGTATGTATTTTCTATTTAAAGTAAAAGAAGGAACTatgcaagatttttttttttttttttttttttttttttttttttgagtacatcgatattttacaCTACGGGGAGGGGGATTTtggttaagccacacaatgggcaacctaatttagtATAAAAGAACTATGCAAGTTGCTATCATGTTATTCTTTGGATTCAAATAGTCGTCAAGTTTCTCTTTTTATGTGGTTTTTAACAATATATTTTCATGCACAGTGATGTGGATGCACCTGGTGGAACTCCTATTATGCAGCAATCTGTACTGGTAAGAATCTTTGAAATCAACATATTAATGTTTCTACTATGGCTGTGTACATTATTACCTTTCCTATGTATGCAATTGCAATATATGCACCCAGGAAACAAATTGGTAACATAATATCAGGTTTTTGCCtccatcctctctctctctctctctctctctctctctctctctctctctctctctctctctctatgtaaTTCAAGGTTTAATAAAGACTTGGGATATTAGAAACTTGACCAGTTGGCATTGTTATAGTTTATTACATGACTATGTGGTCTGTTTCAAACTGTATGGTTTCTAAGTTTTATTAGTCTTTCCATACAGGAAGCAGATAAAATTGAGACAAGGATAACCTACTGATAATCCCAATATCACAATGAAATGAATCATATGatctctaaatgcatctaaatGGAAATAATATTTATAGGACAATACCCGAGCAGACTTTTAAGTTTGCTTTCTTATAGTTGAGATGCATTTCTGTATGCACGTAGGGACAATACCTGCTTTGACTTTGGTTTTTCCCCCCATTTAAAAGTGCATAGTTTTGGTTGTATCAATATCTGTCTTGTCTTGCTTAGAGTTGT
Encoded proteins:
- the LOC103430036 gene encoding serrate RNA effector molecule — protein: MAEIMNMPVDSLDRRSDRKEKSSEDPQSPPQEAPAPPQPAAPSRRRDRDERDRGRDDRDLDRPPSRRPDYYDRNRSPPPPAIRERDRDRERDYKRRGSLSPPLRDRRHSPPRRSPPPPFKRSRREDGGYDGRRGSPRGGFGPGDRRLGYDYPGGYDREMGGRPGYGDERPHGRYVGHPSGGYGPGDWDSGRGGFGDASSTGTTQREGLMSYKQFIQELEDDILPSEAERRYQEYKTEYVSTQKRAYFNAHKDEDWLKDKYHPTNLLTVIERRNELARKVAKDFLLDLQSGTLDLGPGVNSAASNKPGHNSEPNSEDETDVGGKRRRPGREPNKENVLLSAAPKAHPVSSEPRRIQVDIEQAQALVRKLDSEKGIVENILYGPDNDKNREKLHGGSTGPVIIIRGLTSVKGLEGIELLDTLITYLWRIHGLDYYGMSESNEAKGLRHVRAEGKSSNLTSNGNEWEEKLDLRWQERLQSQDPLEIMTAKEKIDTTASESLDPYVRKIRDEKYGWKYGCGAKGCTKLFHAAEFVHKHLKLKHPELVMEVTSKLREELYFQNYMNDVDAPGGTPIMQQSVLRDKPQRRRPVENRLKDERGNRRERDNRVNGGERFDRSENMQSSEFQPNNDGPDGGNPDEPMFDNFGGQGMRVGPPFPSDIPPPPVLMPVPGAGPLGPFVPAPPEVAMQMLRDQGGPPPFEGSGRNVWSGPQMSGPSPILALSPAFRQDPRRLRSYQDLDAPEDEVTVIDYRSL